In Gemmatimonadaceae bacterium, one genomic interval encodes:
- the queC gene encoding 7-cyano-7-deazaguanine synthase QueC, translating to MSETSRPRAVVLLSGGLDSTTVLAVAQRDGFDVAALTVRYGQRHAAELDAASRIAHRMRVARHEIISLDLRAFGGSALTADIPVPKDRDEQKIGSGIPITYVPARNTIFLALALAFAETLDAADIFIGVNALDYSGYPDCRPAFIEAFERLANLATKAGVDGASRFRIHAPLLHLAKSEIIALGLSLGVDYAGTCSCYDPLPTGEACGRCDACLLRLRGFAAAGARDPIAYAAARR from the coding sequence ATGAGCGAAACCTCACGGCCGCGCGCTGTCGTTCTCTTGAGTGGCGGACTCGACTCGACCACCGTGCTCGCCGTTGCGCAGCGCGATGGATTCGACGTTGCCGCGCTCACCGTGCGCTATGGTCAGCGCCACGCCGCCGAGCTCGATGCGGCGTCGCGCATCGCCCACCGGATGCGCGTCGCGCGCCACGAGATCATTTCGCTCGACCTGCGCGCATTCGGCGGATCCGCGCTCACCGCCGACATCCCCGTGCCCAAAGATCGCGACGAGCAGAAGATCGGCAGCGGCATTCCGATCACCTACGTGCCGGCGCGCAATACCATCTTTCTCGCGCTCGCCCTGGCGTTCGCCGAGACGCTCGATGCCGCCGACATCTTCATCGGCGTCAACGCGCTGGACTATTCAGGCTACCCGGACTGCCGACCGGCATTCATCGAGGCGTTCGAGCGCCTTGCCAATCTGGCGACGAAAGCAGGCGTCGATGGCGCGAGCCGGTTTCGCATCCACGCGCCGCTGCTCCATCTCGCGAAATCCGAGATCATCGCCCTCGGGCTTTCGTTAGGCGTGGACTATGCCGGGACGTGCAGCTGCTACGACCCGCTGCCCACCGGGGAAGCTTGTGGCCGCTGCGACGCGTGCCTCCTCCGCCTGCGCGGCTTCGCGGCCGCCGGCGCTCGCGACCCCATTGCCTACGCGGCCGCCCGCCGCTGA